One region of Pseudomonas glycinae genomic DNA includes:
- a CDS encoding HlyD family type I secretion periplasmic adaptor subunit, which yields MSASSSSKPRGYFDSFGKSAEAEFMPETAGASLQDSPRWSRITVWLAAALLISALVWAKFAVLQEVTMGEGKAIPSSKVQVIQNLEGGIVTEIFVREGQMVDKGDKLLRLDDTRFLSNKGESEADRYALTAQVERLSAEAEGRPFKLSDEVIAKAPQVAEDERSLYEQRQRRLASEQRTLSEQLRQKTQELAEFRSKQGQYSSSLALVNQEMNMSEPLVKTGAVSPVEILRLKRSAVEIRGSLNATTLAIPRAESAIAEIRSKIDESEQTFRSEAAKELNEKRTDLSKITASSIAIDDRVSRTTVTSPVHGVIKQMKVNTIGGVVQPGSDMVEIVPLEDNLLIEAKVRPQDVAFLHPGQKAMVKFSAYDYTIYGGLSAKLELIGADTITDDKGNSFYLIQVRTDKNHLGGDVKPLLIIPGMVATVDIITGEKSVLDYLLKPVLKARTEAMRER from the coding sequence ATGTCTGCTTCTTCCTCTTCAAAACCCCGCGGTTATTTCGACAGCTTCGGTAAAAGCGCCGAAGCCGAATTCATGCCGGAAACCGCCGGCGCCTCGTTGCAGGATTCGCCACGCTGGTCGCGCATCACCGTGTGGCTGGCGGCGGCGCTGCTGATCAGTGCGCTGGTCTGGGCCAAGTTCGCGGTGCTGCAGGAAGTGACCATGGGCGAAGGCAAGGCCATTCCGTCGAGCAAGGTCCAGGTGATCCAGAACCTTGAGGGCGGGATTGTCACCGAGATCTTCGTGCGCGAAGGGCAGATGGTCGACAAGGGCGACAAACTGCTGCGCCTGGACGACACGCGGTTTCTGTCGAACAAGGGTGAGAGCGAGGCCGATCGTTATGCCTTGACCGCGCAGGTCGAACGCTTGTCCGCCGAAGCCGAAGGCCGGCCATTCAAGCTCTCGGACGAAGTGATCGCCAAGGCGCCGCAAGTGGCCGAGGACGAGCGTTCGCTGTACGAGCAACGGCAGCGGCGGCTGGCCAGCGAACAGAGAACCCTCAGCGAACAGCTGCGGCAGAAGACTCAGGAGCTGGCGGAGTTTCGCTCGAAACAGGGTCAGTACAGCTCAAGCCTGGCGTTGGTGAATCAGGAAATGAACATGTCCGAACCGCTGGTCAAGACTGGCGCCGTGTCGCCGGTGGAGATCCTGCGGCTCAAGCGCAGTGCGGTGGAAATCCGCGGTTCCCTGAACGCCACGACCCTGGCCATTCCCCGCGCCGAATCGGCCATCGCCGAGATCCGCAGCAAGATCGACGAATCGGAACAGACTTTCCGCTCCGAAGCGGCCAAGGAGCTCAACGAGAAACGTACCGACCTGTCGAAAATCACTGCTTCGAGCATCGCCATCGACGACCGCGTCAGCCGTACCACGGTGACCTCGCCGGTGCATGGGGTGATCAAGCAAATGAAGGTCAACACCATCGGCGGCGTGGTGCAGCCGGGCAGCGACATGGTGGAAATCGTGCCGCTGGAAGACAACCTGCTGATCGAAGCCAAAGTCCGGCCGCAGGACGTGGCGTTCCTGCACCCGGGCCAGAAAGCCATGGTCAAGTTCAGCGCCTACGACTACACGATCTACGGCGGGCTCAGCGCCAAGCTTGAGCTGATCGGCGCCGACACCATCACCGACGACAAGGGCAACAGCTTCTACCTGATCCAGGTGCGTACCGACAAAAACCATTTGGGCGGGGATGTGAAACCGCTGTTGATCATTCCGGGGATGGTGGCGACGGTGGACATTATTACCGGGGAGAAAAGCGTGCTGGATTACCTGCTCAAACCGGTGCTCAAGGCCCGGACCGAGGCGATGCGCGAGCGCTAG
- a CDS encoding type I secretion system permease/ATPase, with protein MTSMQPGNTGIDPRLSFDDPLLDGLLILCKLHGATVSRASLSAGLPLDKQRLSLDLLPRAAARAGLQARLLRRELKDISPLNLPVLLLLGNGRTAVLRRFSEDGKALILPSEADGGEQWVSREELTEHYSGQALFARPRHELEDLRSPLVPRVQAWFRDTLKLSKWLYSDAILASFLINLLGLMVPLFVMQTYDRVVPNQATSTLWVLSIGLLIGTGFELVLRVVRAHLLDTAGKKTDVILSATLFERITGMAMKARPATIGGFAQSIHDFQGLREFLTAVTLTSLIDLPFVVLMLVVIGLLGGWLVVIPLLAFPITIVFAMIIQARLRDTVQKSLSLGAERQALLIETLGGLETLKACSAESERQHKWESTHGALTRLDSHARNLSALATNGTLFIQQFSGMATIVAGVYSIIAGNLSVGALVATYMLGSRVLAPLGQIAGLITRYQQAQLTMKSTDALMSLPQERDGKQRPLERTQLQGALDANAVTFHYNGQNTPALSNVSFSVKPGERIGIIGRSGSGKSTLARLVMGFYEPEEGQLLLDGLDLRQLDVADLRQQIGYVAHDLPLLAGSLRDNLTLGARYISDSRMLEVAELTGVTELARQHPQGFDRPVGERGQLLSGGQRQAVLLARALLLDPPIMLLDEPTSAMDNSSEDVLRQKLHGWVQGKTLLLVTHRTSMLSLVDRLLVLDNGRIVADGPKEAVIDALRKGRVGSAAV; from the coding sequence ATGACCAGCATGCAACCCGGTAACACCGGGATCGATCCGCGGCTGAGCTTCGATGACCCGTTGCTCGACGGTCTGTTGATCCTCTGCAAGCTCCATGGCGCGACAGTCAGTCGCGCCAGCCTGAGCGCCGGGCTGCCCCTGGACAAACAACGCCTGAGCCTGGACCTGCTGCCCCGCGCCGCAGCCCGGGCCGGGTTGCAGGCGCGCTTGCTGCGCCGGGAACTCAAGGACATTTCACCGCTGAACCTGCCGGTGCTGTTGCTGCTGGGCAACGGGCGCACGGCAGTGCTGCGGCGTTTTAGCGAAGATGGCAAGGCGCTGATCCTGCCCAGCGAAGCCGACGGCGGCGAGCAATGGGTCAGCCGTGAAGAACTCACCGAACACTATAGCGGCCAGGCTTTGTTCGCCCGGCCCCGGCATGAACTGGAAGACCTGCGCTCGCCATTGGTGCCACGGGTGCAGGCGTGGTTTCGCGACACCCTGAAGCTGTCGAAATGGCTGTACAGCGATGCGATTCTTGCCAGTTTCCTGATCAACCTGCTGGGCCTGATGGTGCCGCTGTTCGTCATGCAGACCTACGACCGCGTGGTGCCGAACCAGGCCACCTCAACGTTGTGGGTGCTGTCGATCGGGCTGCTGATCGGCACCGGGTTCGAACTGGTGCTGCGGGTGGTGCGCGCGCACTTGCTGGACACCGCCGGCAAGAAGACCGACGTGATCCTTTCCGCCACTTTATTCGAGCGCATCACCGGCATGGCGATGAAGGCCCGGCCAGCGACCATCGGCGGCTTTGCCCAGAGCATTCACGACTTTCAGGGTCTGCGCGAATTCCTCACCGCCGTCACCCTGACCAGCCTGATCGATCTGCCCTTCGTGGTGTTGATGCTGGTGGTGATCGGCCTGCTCGGTGGCTGGCTGGTGGTGATTCCGCTGCTGGCGTTTCCGATCACGATCGTGTTCGCGATGATCATTCAAGCCCGCCTGCGCGACACCGTGCAGAAAAGCCTGAGCCTCGGCGCCGAGCGTCAGGCGTTGCTGATCGAAACCCTCGGCGGACTGGAAACCCTCAAGGCGTGCAGCGCCGAAAGCGAGCGCCAGCACAAATGGGAAAGCACCCACGGCGCCCTCACCCGCCTCGACAGCCACGCCCGTAATCTCTCCGCGCTGGCCACCAACGGCACGCTGTTCATCCAGCAGTTTTCGGGGATGGCGACGATTGTGGCCGGGGTCTACAGCATCATCGCCGGCAATCTCAGCGTCGGCGCACTGGTGGCGACTTACATGCTCGGCAGCCGCGTGCTCGCGCCGCTAGGCCAGATCGCCGGGCTGATCACCCGCTACCAGCAAGCGCAACTGACCATGAAAAGCACCGACGCGCTGATGTCCCTGCCTCAGGAACGCGACGGCAAACAGCGGCCGCTGGAGCGCACGCAACTGCAAGGCGCGCTGGACGCCAACGCCGTGACCTTCCACTACAACGGCCAGAACACCCCGGCCTTGAGCAACGTCAGTTTCAGCGTCAAACCCGGCGAACGGATCGGCATCATCGGCCGCAGCGGCTCGGGCAAAAGCACCCTGGCGCGGCTGGTGATGGGCTTCTACGAACCGGAAGAAGGCCAGTTGCTGCTCGATGGCCTCGACCTGCGGCAGCTGGATGTCGCCGACCTGCGCCAGCAGATCGGTTACGTCGCCCATGACCTGCCGCTGCTGGCCGGCAGCCTGCGCGACAACCTGACCCTCGGCGCGCGCTACATCAGCGATTCGCGGATGCTCGAAGTGGCCGAACTGACCGGCGTTACCGAGCTTGCACGGCAGCACCCGCAAGGCTTCGACCGGCCGGTTGGCGAGCGCGGGCAATTGCTCTCCGGCGGCCAGCGCCAGGCGGTGTTACTGGCGCGGGCGCTGCTGCTAGACCCGCCGATCATGCTGCTCGACGAACCCACCAGCGCCATGGACAACAGCAGCGAAGACGTCCTGCGCCAGAAGCTGCACGGCTGGGTGCAAGGCAAAACCTTGCTGCTGGTCACCCACCGCACCTCGATGCTGAGCCTGGTGGACCGGTTGCTGGTGCTGGACAACGGCCGGATCGTCGCCGACGGTCCGAAAGAAGCGGTCATCGATGCGTTGCGCAAGGGCCGGGTCGGCTCGGCAGCGGTCTAG
- the speB gene encoding agmatinase, whose translation MDKILHQPLGGNEMPRFGGIATMLRLPHVPTAAGLDAAFVGVPLDIGTSLRPGTRFGPRDIRTESVMIRPYNMATGAAPFDSLSVADIGDVAINTFNLLDAVRIIEEAYDNILEHNVIPMTLGGDHTITLPILRAIHKKHGKVGLVHIDAHADVNDHMFGEKIAHGTTFRRAVEEGLLDCDRVVQIGLRAQGYTADDFNWSRDQGFRVVQAEECWHKSLEPLMAEVREKVGGGPVYLSFDIDGIDPAWAPGTGTPEIGGLTTIQAIEIVRGCQGLDLIGCDLVEVSPAYDTTGNTSLLAANLLYEMLCVLPGVVHR comes from the coding sequence GTGGACAAGATTCTTCACCAACCACTGGGCGGCAACGAAATGCCGCGCTTCGGCGGCATCGCCACCATGCTCCGACTCCCCCATGTACCGACCGCTGCCGGCCTGGACGCTGCCTTCGTTGGCGTGCCGCTGGACATCGGTACTTCGCTGCGCCCCGGCACCCGCTTCGGGCCGCGCGACATCCGCACCGAATCGGTGATGATCCGCCCTTACAACATGGCCACCGGCGCAGCGCCGTTCGACTCGCTGTCGGTTGCCGACATCGGTGACGTGGCGATCAACACCTTCAACCTGCTCGACGCCGTGCGCATCATCGAAGAGGCCTACGACAACATCCTCGAGCACAACGTGATCCCGATGACCCTGGGTGGCGACCACACCATCACCCTGCCGATCCTGCGTGCGATCCACAAAAAGCACGGCAAGGTCGGTCTGGTGCACATCGATGCCCACGCTGACGTCAACGATCACATGTTCGGCGAGAAGATCGCCCACGGTACGACCTTCCGTCGTGCGGTCGAAGAAGGTCTTCTGGACTGCGACCGCGTGGTGCAGATCGGTCTGCGGGCGCAGGGCTACACCGCTGACGACTTCAACTGGAGCCGCGATCAGGGCTTCCGCGTGGTGCAGGCCGAAGAGTGCTGGCACAAGTCGCTGGAACCGCTGATGGCCGAAGTGCGCGAGAAAGTCGGTGGCGGCCCGGTGTACCTGAGCTTCGACATCGACGGCATCGACCCGGCCTGGGCGCCTGGCACCGGCACCCCGGAAATCGGTGGTCTGACGACCATTCAGGCGATTGAAATCGTTCGCGGCTGTCAGGGCCTCGACCTGATCGGCTGCGATCTGGTAGAAGTCTCGCCCGCTTATGACACCACCGGCAACACCTCGCTGCTGGCCGCCAACCTGCTGTACGAAATGCTCTGCGTACTGCCGGGCGTGGTCCACCGCTGA
- a CDS encoding tRNA-uridine aminocarboxypropyltransferase, whose protein sequence is MSRPQCPRCLRPQTHCLCPLIPSLDSRTRVLLLQHPSEVNHALNTARLAALGLNNAELIVGEVFEDLPALLNRPGYRARLLFPADNAQPMQAYAASDEPLLLVVPDGTWRKARKMLHLNPLLAALPRVTLAEGGVSRYRLRKAPGPGALSTIEAIVQALQTLEAPASFEPLLKPFEALIEGQIAAMGEATFQKNHGG, encoded by the coding sequence ATGTCCAGACCCCAATGCCCGCGCTGCCTGCGCCCACAAACCCATTGCCTGTGCCCGCTGATCCCCAGCCTCGACAGCCGCACCCGGGTGTTGCTGTTGCAGCACCCGAGCGAGGTCAATCACGCACTCAACACCGCACGGCTGGCGGCGCTCGGTTTGAACAATGCCGAGCTGATCGTCGGTGAGGTTTTCGAGGATTTGCCCGCGCTGCTGAACCGACCGGGCTATCGGGCACGGTTGTTGTTTCCGGCGGACAATGCGCAACCGATGCAGGCTTACGCCGCGTCCGATGAACCGCTGTTGCTGGTGGTGCCGGACGGCACGTGGCGCAAGGCGCGCAAGATGTTGCACCTCAATCCCTTGCTGGCGGCGTTGCCACGGGTGACGCTGGCCGAGGGCGGAGTTTCACGGTATCGGCTGCGCAAGGCACCGGGGCCGGGGGCGCTGTCGACCATCGAGGCGATTGTTCAGGCGTTGCAGACGCTGGAAGCGCCGGCGTCGTTCGAGCCGCTGCTCAAGCCGTTCGAGGCGCTGATCGAGGGGCAGATTGCAGCGATGGGGGAGGCGACTTTCCAGAAGAATCACGGAGGCTGA
- a CDS encoding PqiB family protein: MTDLPVAKTRPASNWSAIWVLPLIALIIGGWLGWRAYNETGIEIQVRFESGEGIQANKTEVVYKGMPVGKVKALKLDDEGNSKGVIATIEMNKDVDQYLKTSTRFWLVKPSVTLAGITGLETLVSGNYVAISPGEGEPTRKFKALAEEPPLSDSKPGLHLTIKADRLGSLNRGSPVFYKQIKVGQIKSYVLSEDQSTVELKVFIEPTYAKLVRKHTRFWNASGISIDANLSGVKVRSESLASIVAGGIAFATPENRKDSPPTDPSLPFRLYEDFDAAAAGIRVKVKLSDFEGLQAGRTPVMYKGIQVGNLKALKIDPDLSSATAELTLDPLAEDYLVTGTQFWVVKPSISLAGITGLEALVKGNYIAVRPGDKGGAPQREFEARPKAPPLDLRSPGLHLVLFTDTLGSIDVGSPILYKQVKVGSVQSYQFSKTRKQLVIGVHIEKEYENLVNASTRFWNVSGVTLTGGLTGGIQVKSESLQTLMAGGIAFETPQAKAPLQKRIPRFRLFASHDEANQKGAVVTIKVDRADGLRSGTPVRFKGLDVGKIESVDLTDDLQSVILTARITEVPEKIARVGSQFWVVKPELGLIKTSNLETLVTGQYIEVQPAAKNLGPQKNFVALANPPEVTKQEAGLSLVLSAARRGSLKPGVPVTYREITVGKVTGYELGQTADRVLVHILIEPKYAPLVRSGSRFWNTSGVGFDIGLFKGVTVRTESLETAIQGGIAFATPDGEQMGNPARAEQTFPLFDKFEDEWLNWAPKIPLGK; encoded by the coding sequence ATGACTGATTTGCCTGTAGCGAAAACCCGACCGGCTTCGAACTGGTCTGCCATCTGGGTGCTGCCCCTGATCGCTCTGATTATCGGCGGCTGGCTCGGCTGGCGTGCCTATAACGAAACCGGCATCGAGATTCAGGTGCGGTTTGAAAGCGGTGAAGGCATTCAAGCCAATAAGACCGAGGTGGTCTACAAAGGCATGCCGGTCGGCAAGGTGAAAGCACTCAAGCTCGATGATGAAGGCAACTCCAAAGGTGTCATCGCGACCATCGAGATGAACAAGGATGTCGATCAGTACCTGAAGACCAGCACTCGTTTCTGGCTGGTCAAACCGAGCGTGACCCTGGCCGGAATCACCGGCCTGGAAACCCTGGTATCGGGTAACTACGTGGCCATCAGCCCCGGCGAAGGCGAGCCGACCCGCAAGTTCAAGGCCCTGGCCGAAGAGCCTCCGCTGTCGGACTCCAAACCCGGTTTGCACCTGACGATCAAGGCTGATCGCCTCGGTTCGCTGAACCGCGGCAGCCCGGTGTTCTACAAGCAGATCAAAGTCGGCCAGATCAAAAGCTACGTGCTGTCGGAAGATCAGAGCACGGTCGAGCTCAAGGTGTTCATCGAACCGACCTACGCCAAACTGGTGCGCAAACACACCCGTTTCTGGAACGCCAGCGGCATCAGCATCGACGCCAACCTGTCCGGTGTGAAAGTGCGCAGCGAGTCTCTGGCCAGCATCGTCGCCGGTGGTATTGCCTTCGCCACGCCAGAGAACCGCAAGGACAGCCCGCCCACTGATCCAAGCCTGCCGTTCCGTCTCTACGAAGATTTCGATGCGGCCGCCGCCGGCATCCGTGTAAAGGTCAAACTCAGCGATTTCGAGGGCCTGCAAGCCGGGCGCACTCCAGTGATGTACAAGGGCATTCAGGTCGGTAACCTGAAAGCGCTGAAGATCGATCCAGACCTGTCCAGCGCCACCGCCGAACTGACCCTTGATCCGCTGGCCGAAGACTATCTGGTCACCGGCACGCAATTCTGGGTGGTCAAACCGTCGATTTCCCTGGCCGGCATAACCGGTCTGGAAGCACTGGTAAAAGGTAACTACATCGCCGTGCGCCCGGGCGACAAGGGCGGCGCTCCGCAACGTGAATTCGAAGCCCGACCAAAAGCGCCGCCGCTGGATCTGCGCTCACCCGGCCTGCACCTTGTGCTGTTCACCGATACCCTCGGTTCAATCGATGTCGGCAGCCCGATCCTCTACAAGCAGGTCAAGGTCGGTTCGGTGCAGAGCTATCAGTTCTCCAAGACCCGCAAGCAACTGGTGATCGGCGTCCACATCGAGAAGGAATACGAAAACCTGGTCAACGCCTCGACCCGGTTCTGGAACGTCAGCGGCGTCACGCTGACCGGCGGTTTGACCGGCGGCATTCAGGTCAAGAGTGAATCGTTGCAGACCCTGATGGCGGGCGGCATCGCCTTCGAAACCCCTCAAGCCAAGGCGCCGCTGCAAAAACGTATCCCGCGCTTCCGTCTGTTCGCCAGCCATGATGAAGCGAATCAGAAAGGCGCCGTCGTCACCATCAAGGTGGATCGTGCGGACGGTCTGCGCAGCGGCACCCCGGTTCGCTTCAAAGGCCTGGACGTCGGCAAGATCGAAAGTGTCGACCTGACCGATGATCTGCAATCGGTCATCCTCACCGCACGCATCACTGAAGTGCCGGAGAAGATTGCCCGGGTCGGCAGCCAGTTCTGGGTGGTCAAACCGGAATTGGGGCTGATCAAGACCTCGAACCTGGAGACCCTGGTCACCGGTCAGTACATCGAAGTGCAACCGGCAGCCAAGAACCTCGGCCCGCAGAAGAACTTCGTGGCCTTGGCCAATCCGCCGGAAGTCACCAAGCAGGAGGCAGGCTTGAGCCTTGTGTTGAGCGCTGCCCGTCGCGGTTCGCTCAAGCCAGGTGTTCCGGTGACTTACCGTGAGATCACCGTAGGCAAAGTCACCGGTTACGAACTGGGCCAGACAGCGGATCGCGTACTGGTGCACATCCTGATCGAACCGAAATACGCGCCACTGGTGCGCAGCGGCAGTCGCTTCTGGAACACCAGCGGCGTCGGTTTCGACATCGGCCTGTTCAAAGGCGTAACGGTGCGCACGGAGTCGCTTGAGACAGCGATTCAGGGCGGCATTGCCTTCGCCACGC
- a CDS encoding TolC family outer membrane protein: protein MRVLTPLCSAVLLAMACTSQAQAMNLTEAIQSTIATHPELASRVDARLSADEQVKVAKGGFYPSVDLNAAYGRGYSDNTNTRAFGNHHTEILNYTQSELRLRQMLFDGFNTANEVERTKGVSNSRAYYAQGTAQDLALRTIEVYLEVLKRRELVTLAKNNLQAHLRVNDQIGLRTERGVGSTADSDQSVARKALAQNNLDTAEVDLADAESNFYSVVGRMPDELETPASTRGELPATLPEAQQSMVENNPYLKSAQADVQSAESQYEVAKSPFYPRFDAEAAVGANNNVQGDEGHDNEWRVGVVMNYNLFRGGSDKARLASDAHQINQAMDIRNNALRQLNENIHLAWNAMLNAKKQTPTAREYAETTKRVRAAYQDQFGLGQRTLLDVLDSENELYNANRRYTEIRYTEEYSMYRVLANMGQLLSKQRVVLPADAIAATEVKNEARLPELK from the coding sequence ATGCGCGTACTAACCCCCCTCTGCAGCGCGGTTTTGCTGGCCATGGCTTGCACTTCTCAAGCCCAGGCCATGAACCTCACCGAGGCGATTCAGAGCACCATTGCCACCCACCCCGAACTGGCCTCGCGCGTGGATGCGCGCCTGTCGGCTGATGAACAGGTGAAGGTCGCCAAGGGCGGCTTCTATCCGTCGGTGGACCTGAACGCTGCTTACGGGCGCGGCTACAGCGACAACACCAACACCCGGGCCTTCGGTAACCATCACACCGAAATCCTCAATTACACCCAGTCCGAACTGCGGCTGCGGCAGATGCTGTTCGACGGTTTCAACACCGCCAACGAAGTCGAGCGCACCAAGGGCGTCTCCAACTCACGCGCCTATTACGCCCAAGGCACCGCCCAGGACCTGGCGCTGCGCACCATCGAGGTCTACCTCGAAGTGCTCAAGCGTCGCGAACTGGTGACCCTGGCCAAGAACAACCTGCAGGCGCACTTGCGGGTCAACGACCAGATCGGCCTGCGCACCGAGCGCGGCGTGGGCAGCACCGCCGACTCCGATCAATCGGTCGCCCGTAAGGCGCTGGCCCAGAACAACCTCGACACCGCCGAAGTCGATCTGGCCGACGCCGAATCCAACTTCTACAGCGTGGTCGGACGCATGCCCGATGAGCTGGAAACGCCGGCTTCGACCCGCGGCGAGTTGCCCGCCACGCTACCCGAAGCCCAGCAGAGCATGGTCGAGAACAACCCGTACCTGAAATCCGCCCAGGCCGACGTGCAATCGGCCGAGAGCCAGTATGAAGTTGCCAAGTCGCCGTTCTATCCACGCTTCGACGCAGAAGCGGCGGTCGGCGCCAACAACAACGTGCAGGGCGACGAGGGCCACGACAACGAATGGCGGGTCGGCGTGGTGATGAACTACAACCTGTTCCGTGGCGGCAGCGACAAGGCTCGACTGGCCTCCGACGCGCACCAGATCAACCAGGCGATGGACATCCGCAACAACGCCCTGCGTCAGCTCAACGAGAACATTCACCTGGCGTGGAACGCCATGCTCAACGCCAAGAAGCAAACCCCGACCGCCCGCGAATACGCCGAAACCACCAAGCGTGTACGCGCCGCGTATCAGGATCAGTTCGGCCTCGGTCAGCGCACCCTGCTGGACGTGCTCGACAGTGAAAACGAGCTGTACAACGCCAACCGTCGCTACACCGAAATCCGCTACACCGAGGAATACTCGATGTACCGCGTGCTGGCGAACATGGGCCAGTTGTTGAGCAAGCAGCGCGTGGTGCTGCCGGCCGATGCGATTGCCGCGACCGAGGTGAAAAACGAAGCACGCTTGCCTGAACTGAAATAA
- a CDS encoding paraquat-inducible protein A has protein sequence MSDSVDAPGLSDLPLDDLVACHECDLLMRKPKLAHGEKALCPRCGYELYAHRHNVVQRSLALVIAALLLYVPANFLPIMQLNVLGQSSQDTVWSGVIGLFNTDMRGVSVVVFLCSMAIPLLKLLCQLVVLLTIRFNIGRSYGLLLYRIYHHLKDWGMLEVYLMGVLVAIVKLADMAAITVGLGLACFIGLLLVQVWLEVVMSPHQIWQALSGEDAHAGD, from the coding sequence ATGTCAGATTCGGTTGACGCCCCCGGGCTGTCAGATTTACCGCTGGATGACTTGGTGGCCTGTCATGAGTGCGATCTGCTGATGCGCAAGCCCAAGCTTGCTCACGGCGAAAAAGCCCTCTGCCCACGCTGCGGTTACGAACTCTACGCTCATCGTCATAACGTGGTGCAGCGCAGTCTTGCCCTGGTCATTGCCGCGCTGTTGCTCTACGTACCGGCGAACTTTTTACCCATCATGCAGCTCAATGTTCTCGGGCAATCGTCGCAGGACACGGTCTGGAGCGGTGTGATCGGTCTGTTCAATACTGATATGCGCGGTGTCTCAGTCGTCGTATTCCTGTGCAGCATGGCAATTCCCCTGCTGAAACTGCTGTGTCAGTTGGTCGTGTTGCTGACCATCCGTTTCAACATCGGTCGTAGCTACGGCCTGCTGCTCTACCGCATTTATCACCACCTCAAAGACTGGGGCATGCTTGAGGTCTACCTCATGGGCGTCCTGGTGGCGATCGTCAAACTGGCGGACATGGCGGCCATCACCGTCGGTCTCGGTCTGGCATGTTTCATCGGCTTGTTGTTGGTTCAGGTCTGGCTCGAAGTGGTGATGTCACCGCATCAGATCTGGCAGGCGTTATCAGGAGAAGATGCCCATGCGGGCGATTGA
- a CDS encoding LysR family transcriptional regulator, with amino-acid sequence MANALPDLKLLRIFVSVVRHQGFANAQQELNLSTSAISTYMSQLEAALGLVLCHRGRGGFSLTSKGELFHQETLRLLAELEGFEQYAAALKGELRGTLNLGVIDSTVSDKALPFAEAIGAYSQEHPAVHLHLSVMSPYELQLGVQDNRLDLAIGAFSTRMSGLVYMPLYREQHWLYCSNRHPLFNERRIPEQVITQQRMVGRGYWSQAELARHGFKHSAATVESMEAQLILVLSGAYIGYLPEHYAQAWADKGDLRVLLPATFGYQAPFSMIMRRGRSREPLIQTFRDLLKAQLNQA; translated from the coding sequence ATGGCCAACGCTTTACCCGACCTGAAACTGTTGCGCATCTTCGTCAGCGTCGTGCGTCATCAGGGGTTTGCCAACGCGCAGCAGGAACTCAACCTGTCGACCTCGGCGATCAGCACCTACATGAGCCAGCTCGAAGCCGCGCTCGGTCTGGTGCTGTGCCATCGCGGGCGCGGTGGTTTCAGCCTGACCAGCAAGGGCGAACTGTTCCATCAGGAAACTCTGCGCCTGCTCGCCGAGCTCGAAGGTTTCGAGCAATACGCCGCTGCGCTCAAGGGCGAACTGCGCGGCACGCTGAACCTCGGGGTGATCGACTCGACGGTCAGCGACAAGGCCCTGCCGTTCGCCGAAGCCATCGGCGCCTACAGCCAGGAACACCCGGCGGTGCATTTGCATCTGTCGGTGATGAGCCCGTATGAACTGCAACTCGGTGTGCAGGACAATCGTCTCGACCTGGCCATCGGTGCATTCTCCACGCGCATGAGCGGTCTGGTGTACATGCCGCTGTACCGCGAGCAGCACTGGCTGTATTGCAGCAACCGGCACCCGCTGTTCAACGAACGGCGGATTCCCGAACAGGTCATTACCCAGCAACGGATGGTCGGGCGCGGTTACTGGAGCCAGGCCGAACTGGCGCGCCACGGCTTCAAACACAGCGCCGCGACCGTGGAAAGTATGGAAGCGCAGCTGATTCTGGTGTTGTCCGGCGCCTACATCGGTTACCTGCCGGAGCACTACGCCCAGGCCTGGGCCGACAAGGGCGATTTGCGGGTGCTGCTGCCGGCCACCTTCGGCTATCAGGCACCGTTTTCCATGATCATGCGCCGTGGCCGCAGCCGCGAGCCGCTGATCCAGACTTTCCGCGATCTGCTCAAAGCGCAGCTCAATCAGGCATAA
- a CDS encoding paraquat-inducible protein A: protein MRAIDAGILICTECHELNRQDTDSDVQTCTRCGALVHARRPNSLARTWALLITAAIIYIPANVLPIMTVSSLGQGDPSTIMSGVIQLVQHGMIPIAAVVFIASILVPTFKLVGIALLLFSVQRRQPLSARQRIWMYRFIEFIGRWSMLDIFVIAILVAVVNFGRLASVEANLGAIAFASVVILTMLAAVTFDPRLIWDNTESDADHD, encoded by the coding sequence ATGCGGGCGATTGATGCGGGCATTCTGATCTGTACCGAATGCCACGAACTGAACAGGCAGGATACCGACAGCGATGTGCAGACCTGCACCCGATGCGGTGCGCTGGTTCACGCTCGGCGGCCCAATAGCCTTGCGCGAACCTGGGCGCTGCTGATTACGGCCGCGATTATCTACATCCCGGCCAACGTACTGCCGATCATGACCGTCAGCTCACTGGGCCAGGGTGACCCAAGCACGATCATGTCCGGCGTGATCCAGCTGGTGCAGCACGGCATGATTCCGATTGCCGCCGTGGTGTTCATTGCCAGCATCCTGGTGCCGACGTTCAAGCTGGTGGGCATCGCGCTGCTGCTGTTTTCCGTGCAGCGCCGCCAGCCCTTGTCCGCCCGTCAGCGGATCTGGATGTACCGCTTCATCGAGTTCATCGGCCGCTGGTCGATGCTCGATATTTTCGTGATCGCCATTCTGGTGGCGGTCGTCAACTTCGGCCGGCTTGCCAGTGTCGAAGCCAATCTTGGCGCCATCGCCTTCGCCAGTGTGGTGATTCTGACGATGCTCGCCGCTGTCACTTTCGATCCCCGACTGATTTGGGATAACACGGAGTCGGATGCCGACCATGACTGA